One stretch of Callospermophilus lateralis isolate mCalLat2 chromosome 11, mCalLat2.hap1, whole genome shotgun sequence DNA includes these proteins:
- the LOC143642315 gene encoding uncharacterized protein C12orf71 homolog — MTVNIYRRKKLRSYGSLMAAASSRTPKFSEPRLLRVALLSYWIQYLKDFRVQRDWAFELLDPMDDSSSGSSCSDIEQSVSESNSHQSLSIGYFPSEENVASEAITPGEDVTSEDPSLPPDQGPWGTQSVRGPMGRRNEIQEKPEELGKEDIDEVVNAYLHSLQEDSAPNLAQSDDDQRMDKYQKETTTQTVWELDDFSKTIMEWLDNLNYDEDDDPVLSYSLQEEDIQLSISVSSQMLQVSPEEEEACIPQENGDIKQFLKMPPELEEDEIVEMESQEPGTAKSSPGSSEQSEEGDLPSDKERTSCMNFQGFFHWLRKRFVSSLPGRKHRREKAKKVSCCWR; from the exons CCAAAGTTCTCAGAACCCAGGCTTCTGAGAGTTGCACTTCTCAGTTACTGGATTCAGTACCTGAAGGACTTCAG GGTCCAAAGAGACTGGGCATTTGAGCTCTTGGACCCCATGGACGACTCGTCCTCTGGCAGCAGCTGCTCTGACATAGAGCAGTCCGTTTCAGAATCCAATTCCCACCAGAGCCTCTCTATAGGCTACTTCCCCTCCGAGGAAAACGTTGCCAGTGAGGCTATCACACCGGGTGAAGATGTGACCTCTGaggatccctccctccctcctgaccAAGGGCCATGGGGAACCCAAAGTGTAAGAGGACCCATGGGGAGAAGAAATGAAATTCAGGAGAAGCCAGAGGAGCTGGGCAAAGAAGACATCGACGAGGTCGTGAATGCCTATCTGCACAGCCTCCAAGAAGACTCAGCACCTAACTTGGCTCAAAGTGACGATGACCAGAGGATGGACAAGTACCAAAAGGAAACAACAACCCAGACTGTCTGGGAACTGGATGATTTCTCGAAAACTATTATGGAATGGCTAGACAATCTGAATTATGATGAAGATGATGACCCAGTACTCTCTTATTCTCTTCAGGAGGAAGATATCCAGCTGTCCATCAGTGTGTCTTCCCAGATGCTTCAGGTCAGTCCCGAAGAAGAGGAGGCTTGTATACCACAAGAAAATGGAGACATCAAGCAGTTCCTAAAAATGCCTCCTGAACTTGAGGAGGATGAAATTGTTGAG ATGGAAAGCCAGGAGCCTGGCACTGCAAAGAGCTCCCCAGGGTCATCAGAGCAGTCAGAGGAGGGGGACCTGCCTTCAGATAAAGAACGCACTTCCTGTATGAATTTCCAGGGCTTTTTCCATTGGCTCAGGAAGCGATTTGTGTCCTCCCTGCCAGGGAGAAAGCACCGCCGTGAGAAGGCCAAGAAGGTCTCATGCTGCTGGCGCTAA